The following are encoded together in the Desulfococcus multivorans genome:
- the murD gene encoding UDP-N-acetylmuramoyl-L-alanine--D-glutamate ligase, with translation MQSTKMETFDNKRILVVGMGRSGVACARFLSGRGGRVTVTDSADEKALASTATELRNRGISVVLGRNPARLFEDADLIVLSPGVPHTLPPLLDALRRGVPILGEIELAFRFIQDPVVAVTGTNGKTTTTTLIGRMIQASGLSTFVGGNIGTPLIEYVAEGLRRDRVVAEISSFQLDTITCFRPTVGVILNITPDHLDRYDDFSAYARSKGRIFENQGAADVAVLNGADPAVAQISRRIVARKWFFNPRSPEDDGAFIEDDALVVRIRGRAPQIVNLASISLFGSHNLENIAAAVLAALAAGGNVGGIESALRDFKGLPHRLESVGSVAGVRYIDDSKATNTDAVLRALDAFDSPVVLIMGGRDKGGGYGVLKDGVKRKVKGLVLIGDAKEAIAGELGDCCDRVSKESSMAAAVRRAHEWASPGDVVLLSPACSSFDMFENYAHRGEAFRNAVAKLAEED, from the coding sequence ATGCAATCGACAAAGATGGAGACATTCGACAATAAACGTATCCTGGTGGTCGGGATGGGCCGGTCCGGCGTCGCGTGTGCCCGCTTTTTGAGCGGCCGAGGCGGCCGGGTCACCGTCACGGACAGTGCAGACGAAAAGGCCTTGGCGTCCACGGCGACGGAATTGCGCAACCGAGGAATCTCGGTGGTGCTGGGCCGAAATCCCGCAAGACTTTTCGAGGACGCCGATCTGATCGTTCTCAGCCCCGGGGTTCCTCATACGCTCCCCCCCCTTCTCGACGCCTTGCGGCGGGGCGTTCCGATTCTGGGGGAGATCGAATTGGCATTCCGTTTCATTCAAGACCCCGTTGTCGCCGTTACCGGTACCAACGGGAAGACCACGACCACGACCCTGATCGGCCGGATGATCCAGGCATCCGGTCTCAGCACCTTTGTCGGCGGCAATATCGGGACGCCGCTGATTGAATACGTGGCTGAAGGACTCAGGCGGGATCGGGTGGTGGCCGAGATCAGCAGTTTTCAACTCGATACCATTACCTGCTTTCGACCGACGGTAGGGGTGATTCTGAATATCACACCGGACCATCTGGACCGATATGATGATTTTTCGGCTTATGCCCGGAGCAAAGGCCGGATTTTTGAAAACCAGGGCGCAGCGGATGTCGCGGTGCTCAACGGCGCCGACCCTGCCGTCGCCCAAATATCCCGTCGAATCGTTGCCCGGAAATGGTTTTTCAACCCCAGGAGCCCGGAGGACGACGGCGCTTTCATAGAGGACGACGCCCTGGTGGTGCGGATACGGGGAAGGGCACCGCAGATCGTGAATTTAGCGTCGATCTCCCTGTTCGGCTCTCATAATCTGGAGAACATCGCCGCCGCCGTCCTGGCTGCTCTGGCCGCCGGCGGGAATGTCGGAGGTATCGAGAGCGCCCTCAGGGATTTCAAGGGACTCCCCCATCGACTCGAGTCCGTGGGGAGCGTTGCCGGCGTCAGGTATATCGACGATTCCAAGGCTACCAATACGGATGCCGTACTGCGCGCACTCGATGCCTTTGACAGTCCGGTTGTGCTCATCATGGGCGGACGGGACAAAGGCGGTGGATACGGCGTCCTGAAGGATGGGGTGAAGAGAAAGGTCAAGGGACTCGTTCTGATCGGGGATGCCAAGGAGGCCATCGCCGGTGAGTTGGGAGATTGCTGCGACAGGGTGTCGAAGGAGTCGTCCATGGCGGCGGCGGTTCGCCGCGCCCATGAATGGGCTTCCCCCGGAGACGTGGTGCTTCTGTCGCCGGCCTGTTCGAGCTTCGATATGTTCGAGAACTACGCTCACCGCGGAGAAGCCTTCCGAAACGCGGTGGCGAAGCTTGCGGAGGAAGATTGA
- the murG gene encoding undecaprenyldiphospho-muramoylpentapeptide beta-N-acetylglucosaminyltransferase, translated as MYRPLNIIIAGGGTGGHLFPGIAVAREFMARNPESRVLFVSTGRPLELEILTREGFSHQRINVSGLKGMGLFGKLRAVMKIPGSIWSAFGVLRRFAPDLVVGVGGYSSGPVVLAARWRGIACVLQEQNILPGITNRLLSRWVDRIYVSFQETRFTEGHAPAIWTGNPVRKEISYDDRVPGIFSVDSSSPPFGLLVLGGSQGAHSINQAMVDAAGRMGDIGPLRIVHQTGIQDAEMVRAAYDKYGISSDVRAFFNDMPEQYRKADLIVCRAGATTVAEISAVGKASIFIPFPHAADNHQELNARTRVAAGAAELILEKDLDGESLVNRIRRLVEHPDDLRDMAERARCLGRPDAAAEIVDDCYQLLEKRV; from the coding sequence ATGTACCGACCGCTTAACATCATTATAGCAGGCGGCGGCACCGGGGGCCATCTCTTCCCCGGCATCGCCGTTGCCCGGGAGTTTATGGCCCGAAATCCCGAAAGCCGCGTCTTGTTTGTCAGCACAGGAAGACCGCTGGAGCTGGAAATCCTGACCCGGGAAGGGTTCTCCCATCAGCGGATCAACGTTTCCGGCCTGAAAGGTATGGGACTGTTCGGGAAGCTTCGAGCAGTGATGAAAATTCCCGGAAGCATTTGGAGCGCTTTTGGCGTGCTCCGAAGGTTTGCGCCCGATCTGGTGGTGGGCGTGGGCGGTTACTCCTCGGGTCCGGTGGTGCTGGCGGCGCGATGGCGTGGGATTGCCTGCGTTCTCCAGGAGCAGAATATTCTCCCCGGTATCACCAATCGTCTTCTGTCCCGATGGGTGGATCGGATTTACGTTTCGTTTCAGGAGACCCGTTTCACCGAAGGACACGCACCGGCTATCTGGACAGGGAACCCCGTCAGGAAAGAGATTTCATACGATGACAGAGTTCCCGGCATTTTCAGCGTCGATTCTTCAAGCCCCCCGTTCGGGCTTCTTGTTCTGGGCGGCAGTCAGGGTGCTCACAGCATCAATCAGGCGATGGTGGATGCCGCGGGACGCATGGGAGATATCGGCCCCCTCCGCATTGTTCACCAAACCGGTATTCAGGACGCGGAAATGGTTCGGGCCGCATATGATAAATACGGTATCTCCTCGGATGTCAGGGCCTTTTTCAATGACATGCCCGAGCAGTACCGGAAGGCTGATCTGATCGTCTGCCGGGCCGGCGCCACCACCGTCGCTGAGATCAGCGCCGTAGGGAAGGCCTCCATTTTTATCCCCTTTCCTCATGCAGCGGACAATCATCAGGAATTGAACGCAAGAACACGGGTTGCGGCGGGCGCAGCTGAACTGATTTTAGAAAAGGATCTTGACGGCGAAAGCCTTGTGAACCGGATTCGACGCCTGGTCGAACATCCCGATGATCTTCGTGACATGGCCGAACGGGCCAGGTGCCTGGGGCGGCCCGATGCGGCAGCGGAGATTGTTGACGACTGTTATCAACTTCTGGAAAAAAGGGTATGA
- the mraY gene encoding phospho-N-acetylmuramoyl-pentapeptide-transferase, whose product MLYHLLYPLHTTLAAFNVFRYITFRTIYASLTAFLICFFLGPWMIRKLREMQVGQYVRDDGPQTHLKKAGTPTMGGTLILVATVASILIWMDLLNFYVWVILMAVVGNGTIGFLDDYLMQVKKRSKGLSARQKLMLQFAVALAVGWMLYQYPGFDTRLTLPFFKKVSPDLGWGYILFAALVITGTSNAVNLTDGLDGLAIGPVIVASVTYMIFAYVTGHVRIAEYLQINYVPNSGEISIFCGILAGSGLGFLWFNAYPAQVFMGDVGSLSLGAAIGTVAVITKQEIMLILVGGLFVIEALSVIFQVGFFKLTKGRRIFRMAPLHHHFELKGWPEPKVIVRFWIISVALALVSLSTLKLR is encoded by the coding sequence ATGCTTTACCATCTTCTCTACCCCCTCCATACGACACTGGCGGCATTCAACGTTTTCCGTTATATTACTTTTCGCACCATTTACGCGAGCCTGACGGCGTTTCTCATCTGTTTCTTCCTGGGGCCATGGATGATCCGGAAGTTAAGAGAGATGCAAGTGGGGCAATACGTTCGGGACGACGGTCCTCAGACCCACCTGAAAAAGGCGGGAACCCCCACCATGGGGGGGACGCTTATTCTCGTAGCGACGGTGGCATCCATACTGATTTGGATGGACCTGCTCAATTTTTATGTCTGGGTAATCCTGATGGCCGTCGTCGGCAACGGCACCATCGGTTTTCTCGACGATTATCTGATGCAGGTGAAAAAACGGAGCAAAGGCCTGAGCGCACGGCAGAAACTGATGCTGCAATTTGCCGTGGCGTTGGCGGTGGGATGGATGCTTTATCAGTATCCGGGGTTTGACACCCGACTCACCCTGCCGTTTTTCAAAAAGGTTTCCCCGGATCTCGGATGGGGCTACATTCTATTTGCCGCGCTGGTCATTACGGGAACGTCCAACGCCGTTAACCTGACGGACGGACTTGACGGTTTGGCCATCGGACCGGTTATCGTCGCTTCCGTGACCTATATGATTTTCGCGTATGTGACAGGCCATGTCCGGATCGCCGAATACCTCCAGATCAATTATGTACCGAACAGCGGTGAGATCTCTATTTTTTGCGGCATTCTGGCCGGTTCGGGGCTGGGCTTTTTGTGGTTCAACGCTTATCCCGCCCAGGTATTCATGGGGGATGTCGGATCGCTCTCCCTGGGTGCCGCGATCGGCACCGTGGCCGTCATCACCAAACAGGAGATCATGCTGATCCTTGTGGGCGGATTGTTTGTCATCGAAGCCTTGTCGGTCATCTTTCAGGTAGGATTCTTCAAACTGACCAAGGGCCGCCGGATCTTTCGGATGGCACCCTTGCATCACCATTTCGAATTGAAGGGGTGGCCCGAGCCAAAGGTGATCGTCCGATTCTGGATCATATCGGTCGCATTGGCGCTGGTTTCTCTGAGCACCCTGAAATTGAGATGA
- the rsmH gene encoding 16S rRNA (cytosine(1402)-N(4))-methyltransferase RsmH, whose amino-acid sequence MRYGGKKNETIVSSDTAVTYRHVPVMSAEVLQYLDCRPGKTIVDCTLGGCGHAIEILQRVLPNGRLIGIDQDLDALGHAEQVLAPWRANVQLRHGNFSRITDLLEDIGIGAVDGILADLGISLYHIEGSGRGFSFSRDEPLDMRMNIETDVTADMLVNSLSEDELRRIFREYGEERWSGRIARAIVETRKITPIRSSRSLAEIVCRAVPASKKRSNGKSGRRRIHPATRVFMALRIAVNRELDSVSEFMAQAPALLRPGGRLCVLSFHSLEDRIVKHWMKAFDRECSCPPEIPVCTCGGEKVMRVLTRKACRPKAQEIERNPMARSTILRAAEKR is encoded by the coding sequence ATGCGGTATGGCGGCAAGAAGAACGAGACTATCGTTTCAAGCGATACGGCGGTGACATACCGACATGTGCCGGTAATGTCTGCGGAGGTTCTCCAATATCTGGACTGCAGGCCCGGTAAAACGATAGTGGACTGTACGCTTGGAGGCTGCGGACACGCGATTGAAATCCTGCAGCGTGTCCTCCCAAACGGTCGACTGATCGGCATCGATCAGGATCTGGATGCCCTTGGACATGCCGAACAGGTTTTGGCGCCCTGGCGTGCGAATGTCCAATTGCGCCACGGCAATTTCTCCAGGATTACCGATTTGCTCGAGGACATCGGTATCGGAGCTGTGGACGGCATTCTGGCCGATCTTGGCATCTCTCTCTACCACATTGAGGGCAGCGGCAGAGGTTTCAGCTTTTCAAGAGACGAGCCTCTGGATATGCGTATGAACATCGAGACGGATGTGACCGCGGATATGCTGGTCAACTCGCTGAGCGAAGATGAACTGAGACGAATTTTCCGGGAATACGGAGAAGAACGATGGTCTGGTCGTATCGCCCGCGCCATCGTCGAAACGCGGAAGATCACTCCTATCCGTTCCAGTCGCTCCCTGGCCGAGATCGTTTGCAGAGCGGTTCCGGCGTCCAAAAAGAGATCCAACGGGAAGTCCGGCAGGCGTCGTATTCATCCGGCCACGAGAGTGTTCATGGCGCTCAGGATCGCCGTCAACCGTGAACTCGACAGCGTATCGGAATTCATGGCTCAGGCACCCGCGCTGTTGCGGCCCGGCGGACGGTTATGTGTACTTTCCTTTCATTCTCTGGAAGATCGGATCGTCAAGCATTGGATGAAAGCCTTCGACAGGGAATGCAGTTGTCCGCCGGAAATTCCCGTCTGCACTTGCGGCGGTGAAAAGGTCATGAGGGTGTTGACGCGCAAGGCCTGCCGGCCGAAGGCCCAGGAGATCGAGCGGAACCCCATGGCCAGGAGCACCATCCTGCGGGCGGCGGAAAAACGATGA
- the ftsW gene encoding putative lipid II flippase FtsW: MQSYLPVYKDRPERGWREGPIYDVWLTLPVLFLVGIGIVMVYSASSTLALKKFGTDYYFLKRQLVYSVGGCLLLILFRHMPIRILRAGVYPLLFGTLLLLAAVQIPGLGITAGGATRWLYLGAFSFQPSELARLALVVYLAYSMEKKGDLIKTFSVGFVPHVIILGVFVGLIMLQPDFGSAGILCVIAGGLMFMGGVRLRYLMLSILAVLPVAYLVLVNSAYRWKRIMSFWDPWQYASNEGYQAIHSLMAFGTGGIWGVGVGGGYQKLFYLPEPHTDFIFSVIGEELGLIGVLAVMTCYGVILWRGMNIARNAGGRFVSLVAAGLTFSLGLQVIINMGVALALLPTKGLTLPLLSYGGSSLLVNMAGIGLLMNISAGEKHVPTA, translated from the coding sequence ATGCAGTCTTACCTGCCGGTATACAAGGACAGGCCCGAACGGGGATGGCGGGAAGGGCCTATCTACGATGTCTGGCTGACACTTCCGGTACTTTTTCTGGTGGGGATCGGCATCGTGATGGTTTACAGCGCCAGTTCCACCCTTGCCCTCAAAAAATTCGGAACCGACTATTATTTTTTGAAGCGTCAACTCGTCTACTCCGTGGGCGGATGTTTGCTTCTGATTCTTTTCAGGCACATGCCCATCAGGATCTTGCGGGCCGGGGTCTATCCCCTTCTTTTTGGGACGCTTCTCCTCCTTGCGGCGGTTCAGATTCCCGGGCTGGGGATTACCGCAGGGGGAGCGACGCGATGGCTCTACCTGGGGGCGTTTTCGTTTCAGCCGTCGGAACTGGCACGGCTTGCCCTCGTGGTTTACCTGGCCTATTCCATGGAAAAAAAAGGCGATTTGATTAAAACATTTTCAGTGGGTTTTGTTCCGCATGTCATAATTCTTGGTGTTTTTGTAGGGCTTATCATGCTGCAACCGGACTTCGGATCGGCAGGCATCCTGTGTGTCATTGCGGGGGGCTTGATGTTTATGGGCGGTGTGCGGCTCAGATATCTGATGTTGTCGATCCTTGCGGTTTTGCCTGTCGCCTACCTGGTTCTGGTCAATTCGGCATACCGTTGGAAACGGATCATGAGCTTCTGGGACCCCTGGCAATATGCGAGCAACGAAGGATACCAGGCCATTCACTCACTCATGGCCTTCGGCACGGGCGGCATATGGGGTGTCGGCGTGGGGGGCGGATACCAGAAATTGTTTTATCTGCCCGAGCCCCATACCGATTTCATTTTTTCGGTGATTGGTGAAGAACTGGGGCTGATCGGGGTGCTTGCGGTGATGACTTGCTACGGGGTGATCCTCTGGCGTGGAATGAATATTGCGCGTAACGCCGGAGGGCGATTTGTATCCCTGGTGGCTGCAGGACTCACCTTCTCCCTGGGGCTGCAGGTCATCATCAATATGGGAGTGGCTCTTGCGCTGTTGCCGACCAAGGGGCTCACGCTTCCTCTCCTCAGCTACGGCGGTTCATCCCTTTTGGTCAATATGGCGGGTATTGGGTTATTGATGAATATCAGTGCCGGGGAAAAACATGTACCGACCGCTTAA
- a CDS encoding UDP-N-acetylmuramoyl-L-alanyl-D-glutamate--2,6-diaminopimelate ligase, which produces MKLSELIDAFPVRQYRRKKDARGTLLPDPEIRSIHYRSQDVEPGGLFIAVSGFRTDGHEFIDDALARGAAAVMVQKTVERNVAVVEVSDTRAAMGPIAARFYGDPSRRMTVIGITGTNGKTTTSLITESILKQAGFSVGVIGTIDYHFSGKHYRNPVTTPESPDLQRILGQMRDAGVTHVVMEASSHAVDLHRIDGCWMDAAVFTNLSQDHLDYHGDMAAYWACKKRLFIRHLADGPKADHAVAVVNRNSPEGRELASMVRSGLITVGYTDDNTVWVTDDQSRLDGISGRLTMPGGSFLFRSPLVGRHNIENILCASGAALAAGVPPAAIQAGIGLLRNVPGRLESVPNAFGRFIFVDYAHTPDALENVLMAVTALSAGKIICVFGCGGDRDRKKRPLMGEIAGRLADLAVVTSDNPRTEDPMAIIRQMLPGIKQAAGREYGPEDLAAGVNDKGFLIEPDRRRAIRMALTASRPGDVLLIAGKGHETYQIIGEKTLAFDDRVEVVEALKRL; this is translated from the coding sequence ATGAAGCTTTCCGAATTGATTGACGCTTTTCCGGTTCGGCAATACCGACGAAAGAAGGATGCCCGCGGCACCCTCCTGCCGGATCCGGAGATCCGATCCATCCACTACCGCTCTCAGGATGTCGAACCGGGAGGGCTTTTCATTGCCGTTTCGGGCTTCAGGACGGACGGCCACGAATTCATTGACGATGCGCTTGCCCGGGGCGCCGCAGCCGTCATGGTTCAGAAAACCGTCGAGCGGAACGTCGCCGTGGTGGAGGTGTCGGATACCCGGGCCGCCATGGGGCCGATTGCTGCACGGTTTTACGGAGATCCGAGCAGACGGATGACGGTGATCGGCATCACCGGAACCAACGGCAAAACCACCACCAGTCTCATTACAGAGAGTATCCTGAAACAAGCCGGCTTTTCTGTGGGCGTTATCGGCACCATCGACTACCATTTCAGCGGAAAACATTACCGCAATCCCGTCACCACGCCCGAATCTCCGGACCTCCAGCGAATACTCGGGCAGATGCGTGATGCCGGGGTCACCCATGTGGTCATGGAAGCCTCGTCCCACGCCGTTGACCTCCACCGCATCGACGGATGCTGGATGGATGCGGCCGTGTTTACCAACCTGAGTCAGGATCATTTGGACTATCATGGCGATATGGCTGCCTATTGGGCGTGCAAGAAGCGGCTCTTTATCCGACATCTCGCCGACGGCCCCAAAGCCGACCACGCGGTCGCCGTTGTCAACCGGAACAGCCCCGAGGGGCGGGAACTGGCGAGCATGGTCAGGAGCGGGCTCATCACGGTGGGGTACACCGATGACAACACGGTATGGGTCACAGACGATCAATCCCGCCTTGACGGGATATCCGGCCGCTTGACGATGCCCGGCGGCAGTTTCCTTTTCCGATCCCCCCTGGTGGGCCGTCACAATATCGAAAACATCCTCTGCGCGTCGGGCGCCGCTTTGGCCGCGGGTGTTCCCCCGGCCGCCATTCAGGCGGGAATCGGCCTTCTCCGGAATGTTCCCGGTCGCCTGGAGTCGGTCCCCAATGCTTTCGGCCGGTTTATATTTGTTGATTACGCCCACACACCCGACGCCCTTGAGAACGTGCTCATGGCCGTAACGGCGCTTTCGGCGGGGAAGATCATTTGTGTATTCGGGTGCGGTGGCGACCGGGACCGAAAAAAAAGACCCCTGATGGGTGAGATCGCGGGGCGCCTGGCGGATCTGGCCGTGGTGACATCGGACAATCCGAGAACCGAAGATCCAATGGCAATCATCCGTCAAATGCTTCCGGGTATTAAACAGGCGGCGGGCCGGGAATACGGTCCGGAGGATCTTGCCGCCGGCGTGAACGACAAGGGTTTTCTCATTGAACCCGACCGTAGGCGAGCCATCCGCATGGCCCTGACGGCGTCCCGGCCCGGTGATGTCCTTCTGATTGCTGGAAAGGGGCATGAAACCTATCAGATCATCGGGGAAAAGACGCTCGCTTTCGACGATCGGGTCGAGGTGGTGGAGGCTTTGAAGCGTTTATGA
- a CDS encoding UDP-N-acetylmuramoyl-tripeptide--D-alanyl-D-alanine ligase has protein sequence MSPIGWTESQILTAVDGRRISGTGTCLFSGISIDSRTVRSGDLFVAVRGERHDGHRFCAEVAEMGILGIMIAERETENLPWRRWAEKGVFCVAVPDTTTALGALAAFNRIRAGIKVVAVTGSNGKTTTRSMTAAVIGRRYRTLATAGNFNNEIGLPLTLFNIEATHEWAVLELGMNHVGEIRRLAGICRPDIGIITNIGPAHLKDLGSVDGVAAAKGELLDEMKAGATAILNADDPFCRRLGKNRSFPVVHFGLTHGADITASGMKISPKGVTFTLRFPEREVPVHLGIPGRFMVMNALAAAAAGWVAGVSPEEIVRGLERFQPVAGRLGVIQTRKGVFLIDDTYNANPHSMRAAVDALAILRSGRRAIVVLGDMFELGAAAEALHRSVGEWVAESGVTRFYAIGNFASAYLDGALKKGMTAKDTFSGSKSQVVEDLKRSVGPGDWVLVKGSRGMAMETILNDIRTWADA, from the coding sequence ATGAGCCCAATCGGGTGGACTGAGTCGCAGATACTGACTGCGGTAGACGGAAGACGTATCAGTGGAACGGGAACCTGTCTTTTTTCCGGGATATCTATTGATTCCCGAACGGTGAGATCAGGTGATCTTTTCGTGGCCGTTCGAGGCGAACGGCATGACGGTCACCGGTTCTGTGCTGAAGTCGCTGAGATGGGAATCCTGGGCATCATGATCGCTGAAAGGGAGACGGAAAACCTCCCCTGGCGTCGATGGGCGGAGAAGGGCGTCTTTTGCGTTGCGGTACCCGACACCACGACGGCTTTGGGCGCCCTGGCGGCTTTCAATCGTATCCGGGCCGGCATCAAGGTCGTCGCCGTCACCGGTTCAAACGGGAAGACCACAACCCGCAGCATGACAGCCGCCGTCATCGGCAGACGATATCGGACGCTGGCGACGGCAGGGAACTTCAACAATGAAATCGGGCTGCCGTTGACGCTTTTCAACATAGAAGCCACCCATGAGTGGGCGGTATTGGAACTGGGGATGAATCATGTCGGAGAAATTCGGCGGCTGGCCGGGATTTGTCGTCCGGATATAGGGATTATCACCAATATCGGACCTGCTCACCTGAAAGATCTCGGTTCCGTGGACGGGGTTGCGGCGGCCAAGGGAGAGCTTTTGGATGAAATGAAGGCCGGCGCTACGGCCATACTGAATGCCGACGATCCTTTCTGTCGGCGTCTGGGGAAAAACCGATCTTTTCCGGTGGTGCATTTCGGATTGACCCACGGCGCCGATATCACCGCAAGCGGCATGAAAATCTCACCGAAAGGCGTCACCTTCACCCTCAGATTTCCCGAACGCGAGGTGCCGGTTCACCTTGGGATTCCAGGCCGATTCATGGTCATGAACGCGCTGGCCGCCGCGGCTGCCGGGTGGGTCGCCGGGGTATCGCCTGAAGAGATTGTCCGCGGTCTCGAGAGGTTTCAGCCTGTCGCCGGTCGATTGGGAGTGATACAAACCCGCAAAGGCGTTTTCCTCATCGATGACACCTACAACGCCAACCCGCATTCCATGCGGGCTGCCGTCGACGCCCTCGCAATCCTTCGGAGCGGACGGCGTGCGATCGTTGTTTTGGGGGATATGTTCGAACTGGGGGCGGCGGCGGAAGCTCTCCACCGGTCTGTCGGTGAATGGGTCGCCGAATCCGGCGTTACGCGATTTTATGCGATTGGTAATTTCGCCTCGGCATATCTGGACGGGGCGCTGAAAAAAGGCATGACGGCTAAGGATACCTTTTCGGGATCCAAATCTCAAGTGGTTGAGGATTTGAAGCGGTCTGTCGGTCCGGGCGACTGGGTTCTCGTCAAGGGGTCCAGGGGAATGGCCATGGAAACGATTTTAAACGACATCAGAACCTGGGCGGATGCCTGA
- a CDS encoding peptidoglycan D,D-transpeptidase FtsI family protein — MNWLSPHRIKKRPFPFTKPTEKDYIRLRITLVGCLFAVFFAAIAAKAIYVQIYQGPWLSQKAISEIEKVMTVREKRGVIYDRNHHELAMTIDAVSISAFPRFMKDKSDAAARLSKALGLKADRLKAKLTAGNGFKWIKRKVTPREVRAVRELSIEGIDFVSEHSRYYPQGSLAAQITGFTGVDGRGLEGIEFYYDAQLKGEERKLKVMKDALGKKFGGEREEPFESSARNLVLTVDKTIQYITERALKEAVVEYKAKSGMAVVMNPLTGAVYAIANYPFFNPNAFDQFDRSAYRNRAITDTFEPGSTMKIFSVAAAIEYGGCTPNTIFYCENGKYKVGRFTIHDTHEYGWLSLRKILKFSSNIGAMKMSEMIGAQSLHQTLKNFGFGDPTGIDCPGEAPGALSQYQKWSQVHTGVVSFGHGMSATAIQLAAAVSAIANKGVLMRPYMVSAVTDQKGNVVEAFNPQIMKRAVSEKTAETMKEMMRSVVETGGTGTEADIEGYTVCGKTGTARKVNKDGRYERGSYISSFVGFAPAENPIMTVLVVIDDPQKKYYGGLVAAPAFKKIVRESLNYMDIPPENNMKRLTASLADRHR, encoded by the coding sequence TTGAATTGGTTATCCCCTCACCGGATCAAAAAAAGGCCTTTTCCGTTCACGAAACCGACTGAAAAAGATTACATCCGGCTTCGAATCACGCTCGTTGGATGTCTTTTCGCTGTTTTCTTCGCCGCCATTGCCGCCAAGGCGATATACGTCCAGATTTATCAGGGCCCCTGGCTTTCGCAAAAGGCGATCAGCGAAATTGAGAAGGTCATGACGGTGCGTGAGAAGCGGGGCGTCATCTACGATAGGAACCATCATGAACTGGCCATGACCATCGACGCTGTTTCCATTTCGGCCTTTCCCCGATTCATGAAAGACAAAAGTGATGCGGCGGCCAGACTTTCAAAAGCCCTCGGCCTCAAAGCCGACCGGTTGAAAGCCAAGCTGACGGCCGGGAACGGCTTCAAATGGATCAAACGAAAAGTGACGCCCCGGGAAGTTCGCGCCGTCAGAGAACTCTCGATCGAAGGTATCGATTTTGTCTCCGAGCACAGCCGCTATTATCCCCAGGGCTCTCTCGCCGCTCAGATCACCGGTTTTACGGGCGTGGATGGGCGAGGGCTCGAGGGTATCGAGTTTTATTACGACGCCCAGCTCAAAGGTGAAGAGAGAAAACTCAAGGTGATGAAGGATGCGCTGGGAAAGAAATTCGGAGGAGAGCGCGAGGAACCCTTCGAGTCCAGCGCCAGAAATCTGGTTCTGACGGTGGACAAAACAATCCAGTATATCACCGAAAGAGCGCTGAAAGAGGCCGTTGTGGAGTATAAGGCGAAATCCGGAATGGCCGTGGTGATGAATCCGCTGACGGGGGCGGTCTACGCCATTGCGAACTATCCGTTTTTCAACCCCAACGCTTTTGATCAATTCGACCGGTCGGCTTATCGCAACCGGGCCATCACGGACACCTTCGAACCCGGTTCGACCATGAAAATCTTCAGCGTTGCGGCCGCTATCGAATATGGCGGATGTACGCCCAACACGATTTTCTACTGCGAAAACGGCAAATACAAAGTTGGGCGGTTCACTATTCATGACACCCACGAATACGGTTGGCTTTCGCTCCGGAAAATCCTCAAGTTTTCCAGTAATATCGGTGCGATGAAAATGAGTGAGATGATCGGCGCTCAATCCTTGCATCAGACCCTGAAAAACTTCGGGTTCGGCGATCCGACCGGAATCGACTGTCCGGGAGAAGCACCGGGTGCCCTGTCCCAATATCAAAAATGGTCTCAGGTCCATACCGGTGTCGTTTCCTTTGGTCACGGGATGTCCGCCACCGCCATCCAGCTTGCCGCAGCCGTTTCGGCCATTGCCAACAAGGGGGTTTTGATGAGGCCTTATATGGTGAGCGCCGTTACCGATCAAAAGGGAAATGTTGTCGAGGCATTCAACCCTCAAATCATGAAACGTGCGGTCTCCGAGAAGACTGCTGAAACCATGAAGGAGATGATGCGCTCGGTGGTGGAAACCGGTGGCACCGGGACCGAAGCCGACATCGAGGGATATACGGTTTGTGGGAAAACCGGTACGGCGAGGAAGGTCAACAAAGACGGTCGCTACGAGAGGGGGTCTTATATTTCGTCATTTGTGGGATTCGCTCCGGCTGAAAATCCGATCATGACGGTTCTTGTTGTCATCGACGATCCCCAGAAAAAATATTACGGCGGCTTGGTTGCCGCCCCGGCATTCAAGAAAATTGTCAGGGAAAGCCTCAATTACATGGACATTCCGCCCGAGAACAATATGAAACGCCTCACGGCCTCCTTGGCGGATCGGCATCGATAG